A single Marinitoga aeolica DNA region contains:
- the leuS gene encoding leucine--tRNA ligase has translation MDYNHIEIEQKWQKEWEEKKVFKTSQRSDKEKYYVLTMFPYPSGTIHVGHVKNYVIGDVVARYKRMQGYNVLHPFGYDAFGLPAENAAIKNNVNPGEWTFKNIETIRNQIKKIGISYDWDREIATCTEDYYKWTQWIFLKLYEKGLAYKKHAAVNWCPSCKTVLANEQVVNGKCERCGTEIEMKKLEQWYFKITEYSEKLLNDLDILEGWPENVKIMQKNWIGKSVGAEVNFTIDGTEKELTVFTTRPDTLWGVTFMALAPESPLVEELTTPSQKKEVEEFLNRVTKEDKFKRIAQGAKKDGAFTGSYAINPVNGEKIPIYVANYILFEYGTGAIMAVPAHDQRDFEFAKEFNLPIRIVIKPENSDLKVTDLQEAFTEDGIMINSDKFDGMKNREALPEIIKWLEENKLGKKSIQYKLRDWLISRQRYWGAPIPIVYCDDCGIVPVPEKDLPVKLPTDVKFEPTGKSPLTYTEDFIHTTCPKCGKPARREVDTMDTFVDSSWYYLRYINPKMEDKPFDTDDANYWLPVDQYIGGVEHAILHLLYSRFITKVLYDLGYINFIEPFSNLFTQGMIYKNGAKMSKSKGNVVSPDEMVEKYGADTLRLYMLFMGPPEKDAEWNDAGLEGVARFMNKVWNSMSKIINITKNVNIKNMNLNTKEEKSLRRKLHQMIGKITNDIEKNFQFNTAISGMMELINELNSYMNNTPEEKWNKELLKEVAQDFIILLSPFAPHLAEELWHMMGHSTFVLNAKWPEVDKNALKVEELEIVVQINGKVRAKIVVDANATEEEIKNKAFEEEKVKKYLENSEVKKVILVKGKLLNIVIKK, from the coding sequence ATGGATTATAATCATATAGAAATCGAGCAAAAATGGCAGAAAGAATGGGAAGAAAAAAAGGTATTTAAAACTTCACAAAGAAGCGATAAAGAAAAATATTATGTTTTAACAATGTTTCCTTATCCATCAGGTACGATCCATGTTGGACATGTTAAAAATTATGTTATAGGTGATGTAGTAGCAAGATATAAAAGAATGCAAGGATATAACGTATTACATCCATTTGGATATGATGCTTTTGGATTGCCTGCAGAAAATGCAGCTATAAAGAATAATGTTAATCCAGGAGAATGGACATTTAAAAATATAGAGACTATAAGAAATCAAATAAAAAAAATTGGAATTAGTTATGATTGGGATAGAGAAATTGCAACATGTACTGAAGATTACTATAAATGGACACAATGGATATTCTTAAAATTGTATGAAAAAGGTTTGGCATATAAAAAACATGCGGCAGTAAATTGGTGTCCAAGCTGTAAGACTGTTTTAGCTAACGAGCAAGTAGTTAATGGTAAATGTGAAAGATGTGGAACTGAAATTGAAATGAAAAAGCTTGAGCAATGGTATTTTAAGATAACAGAATATTCTGAAAAATTATTAAACGATCTTGATATTCTTGAAGGATGGCCAGAAAATGTAAAAATAATGCAAAAGAATTGGATTGGGAAAAGCGTTGGAGCTGAAGTTAATTTTACTATAGATGGAACAGAAAAAGAATTAACAGTTTTTACAACGAGACCTGACACATTATGGGGAGTAACTTTCATGGCTTTAGCTCCTGAATCACCATTGGTTGAAGAGTTAACAACACCTTCTCAAAAAAAGGAAGTTGAAGAATTCTTAAATAGAGTAACGAAGGAAGATAAATTTAAGAGGATTGCTCAAGGGGCTAAAAAAGATGGTGCGTTTACAGGAAGTTATGCTATTAATCCTGTAAATGGCGAAAAAATTCCAATTTATGTGGCAAATTACATTTTATTTGAATATGGAACAGGCGCCATAATGGCAGTTCCTGCACATGATCAAAGGGATTTTGAATTTGCTAAAGAATTTAATTTACCAATAAGAATCGTCATTAAGCCAGAAAATTCAGATTTAAAGGTAACAGATTTACAAGAAGCGTTTACTGAAGATGGAATAATGATTAATTCTGATAAATTTGATGGAATGAAGAACAGAGAGGCTTTACCTGAAATAATTAAGTGGTTAGAAGAAAATAAATTAGGGAAAAAGAGTATTCAATATAAATTAAGAGATTGGCTAATATCAAGACAAAGATATTGGGGAGCACCTATACCAATAGTATATTGTGATGATTGTGGTATAGTGCCTGTTCCAGAAAAAGACTTACCGGTAAAACTACCAACTGATGTTAAGTTTGAACCCACAGGGAAAAGTCCGTTAACATATACAGAAGATTTTATACATACGACATGCCCTAAATGTGGTAAACCAGCAAGACGAGAAGTAGATACAATGGATACATTTGTAGATAGTAGTTGGTATTATTTAAGATATATTAATCCAAAAATGGAAGATAAACCATTTGATACAGATGATGCAAATTATTGGCTTCCAGTTGATCAGTATATTGGTGGTGTCGAACATGCGATTTTACATTTACTATATTCGAGATTTATTACTAAAGTTTTATATGATTTGGGATATATAAACTTTATTGAACCGTTTTCAAATTTATTTACTCAAGGAATGATTTATAAAAATGGGGCTAAAATGTCAAAATCCAAAGGAAATGTTGTTTCGCCTGATGAAATGGTTGAAAAATACGGAGCAGACACATTGAGGCTCTATATGTTATTTATGGGACCTCCAGAAAAAGATGCAGAATGGAATGATGCTGGTCTAGAAGGTGTAGCAAGATTTATGAATAAAGTTTGGAATTCAATGTCAAAAATAATAAATATTACTAAAAATGTAAATATAAAAAATATGAATTTGAATACAAAGGAAGAAAAATCTCTTAGAAGAAAATTACATCAAATGATTGGAAAAATTACAAATGACATTGAAAAGAATTTTCAATTTAATACAGCAATTAGTGGTATGATGGAGTTAATTAATGAGTTGAACAGCTATATGAATAATACTCCAGAAGAAAAATGGAACAAGGAGTTGCTAAAGGAAGTAGCTCAAGATTTTATAATATTATTATCCCCATTTGCTCCACATTTAGCAGAAGAATTATGGCATATGATGGGTCATTCAACTTTTGTTTTAAATGCAAAATGGCCAGAAGTAGATAAAAATGCATTAAAAGTTGAAGAGTTAGAAATAGTTGTTCAAATAAATGGGAAGGTAAGAGCAAAAATAGTAGTAGATGCAAATGCCACAGAAGAAGAGATAAAAAATAAAGCATTTGAAGAGGAAAAAGTGAAAAAATATCTTGAAAATTCGGAAGTAAAAAAGGTAATATTGGTAAAAGGGAAATTGCTTAATATAGTTATAAAAAAGTGA
- the guaB gene encoding IMP dehydrogenase has product MFRETLTFDDVLLKPKYSEVTPSQVDTKSLLVKDIYLNTPFLSAAMDTVTESQMAKAMAHSGGIGIIHKNLNIEEQAHEVEKVKKSENGIIYDPITITPDTPIFKAEKIMHEYKIGGLPVVDENNKLLGILTNRDMRFEKDSTKKAKELMTPLKKLIVAGPHISITEAKEILHENKIEKLPIINEKQELIGLITIKDIFSVIEHPNASRDSKGRLLVGGAVGVSDALERASALIDANVDVIVLDSAHGHSKNIIETIKLLKTKFPEIPVIAGNIATEEAANDLIKAGADALKVGIGPGSICTTRVVAGIGVPQLTAIMDVVKVAKKHNIPVIADGGIRYSGDIVKALAAGANTVMLGSLFAGTEEAPGETILYQGRKYKTYRGMGSIGAMKKGSKDRYFQENITNTDKLVPEGVEGMVPFKGTVNEVIYQLLGGLKSGMGYIGAKTIKELHNKAEFIKITAASFKESHPHDISITKESPNYSIK; this is encoded by the coding sequence ATGTTTAGAGAAACTCTAACATTTGATGATGTGTTACTAAAACCAAAATACAGTGAAGTTACTCCTTCACAAGTTGATACAAAATCATTATTAGTCAAAGATATATATTTAAATACACCTTTTTTATCAGCAGCAATGGATACTGTGACAGAAAGCCAAATGGCAAAAGCCATGGCTCATTCTGGTGGTATAGGAATTATTCATAAAAATTTAAATATAGAAGAACAAGCTCATGAAGTTGAAAAAGTTAAAAAATCTGAAAATGGAATTATATATGATCCCATAACTATAACTCCTGATACACCTATATTCAAAGCTGAAAAAATAATGCATGAGTATAAAATAGGGGGCCTTCCAGTAGTTGATGAAAATAATAAATTATTAGGTATTTTAACTAATAGAGATATGAGATTTGAAAAAGATTCTACAAAAAAAGCTAAAGAATTAATGACACCACTAAAAAAATTAATTGTTGCTGGACCTCATATTTCAATTACTGAAGCTAAAGAAATACTTCATGAAAATAAAATAGAAAAACTTCCTATAATAAATGAAAAACAAGAATTAATAGGATTAATAACAATAAAAGATATTTTCTCCGTAATAGAACATCCAAATGCTTCTCGTGATTCTAAAGGTAGGTTATTGGTTGGTGGTGCAGTCGGGGTTTCTGACGCTTTAGAAAGAGCTTCTGCATTAATTGATGCAAATGTGGATGTCATTGTTCTGGATTCCGCACATGGCCATTCTAAAAATATTATAGAAACAATAAAACTTTTGAAAACTAAATTTCCTGAAATTCCTGTTATCGCAGGAAACATTGCAACAGAAGAAGCTGCAAATGACCTAATAAAGGCGGGTGCAGATGCATTAAAAGTTGGTATAGGCCCTGGTTCAATATGCACTACAAGAGTCGTCGCTGGTATTGGAGTTCCACAATTAACTGCAATTATGGATGTTGTAAAAGTTGCAAAAAAACATAATATTCCTGTAATTGCAGACGGAGGAATCAGATATTCAGGAGATATTGTAAAAGCATTAGCTGCAGGTGCAAATACAGTAATGCTTGGAAGTTTATTTGCTGGAACAGAAGAAGCTCCAGGAGAAACTATACTTTATCAGGGAAGAAAATATAAAACATATAGAGGAATGGGATCAATTGGTGCCATGAAAAAAGGAAGTAAAGATAGGTATTTCCAGGAAAATATTACAAATACAGATAAGCTTGTACCTGAAGGTGTTGAAGGAATGGTGCCATTTAAAGGCACAGTAAATGAAGTTATCTACCAATTATTAGGTGGATTAAAATCAGGAATGGGTTATATTGGTGCAAAAACAATTAAAGAACTTCACAATAAAGCAGAATTTATAAAAATAACCGCCGCTAGTTTTAAAGAAAGTCATCCCCATGATATATCAATAACGAAAGAGTCTCCAAACTATTCCATTAAATAA
- the rsmI gene encoding 16S rRNA (cytidine(1402)-2'-O)-methyltransferase: MGKLFIIGTPIGNLKDISLRAIETLKESDIIFVEDKRVTIKLLNNLDIGKKELFTFSEYNANKVLKKAVELVKENNVCSLVSDAGMPVISDPGYQLINKCWQENIEVDIIPGPNAPSAAIAVSGFPGSKYMFQGFLPRGKNKRRVLRKIKDLGILFVFFESPQRLNNTLKEILEIVGDREIFIAREMTKVHQEFFRGKVSEAIIHFSEKNIKGEITVVLSGKEGENEKI; this comes from the coding sequence ATGGGAAAATTATTCATTATAGGAACGCCAATAGGAAATTTAAAAGACATTTCTTTAAGAGCTATTGAAACTTTAAAAGAATCTGATATTATTTTTGTCGAAGACAAAAGGGTTACAATAAAGTTATTGAATAATCTGGATATAGGGAAAAAAGAATTATTTACTTTCAGCGAATATAATGCAAATAAAGTTTTAAAAAAGGCTGTAGAGTTAGTAAAAGAAAATAATGTTTGCTCTTTAGTAAGTGATGCCGGAATGCCTGTTATTTCCGATCCGGGTTATCAATTAATAAACAAATGCTGGCAAGAAAATATTGAAGTTGATATTATACCTGGTCCAAATGCGCCATCTGCTGCAATTGCAGTAAGTGGATTTCCAGGGTCAAAATACATGTTTCAAGGCTTTTTGCCAAGAGGTAAAAATAAAAGAAGAGTTTTAAGAAAAATAAAAGATTTAGGTATTCTATTTGTGTTTTTTGAATCTCCACAAAGATTGAATAATACTTTGAAAGAAATATTGGAAATAGTTGGAGATAGAGAAATATTTATTGCTAGAGAAATGACAAAAGTACATCAAGAATTCTTTAGAGGAAAGGTCAGCGAAGCAATAATTCACTTTTCAGAAAAAAATATAAAAGGTGAAATAACTGTTGTATTATCTGGAAAAGAGGGTGAAAATGAAAAAATTTAA
- a CDS encoding redox-sensing transcriptional repressor Rex — protein MKNPKIPKPTIKRLAMYYRCLENKKSAGMQKTSSKDLADSLHIKASQIRKDLSYFGEFGKRGVGYDIDKLMNSIKTILGLNKKWNVAIVGVGNLGSAIANYTGLEKSGFYIKAAFDKNKNKVGTQISAGILVYDMRDLKKVCKEKNIEIAILTVPSEVAQKVANQLVETGIKGILNFAPISLTLPESISVENVDFTISLKSLTYDIISSNKNLYEIEE, from the coding sequence ATGAAAAATCCAAAAATACCAAAACCAACAATTAAAAGGCTTGCAATGTATTATAGATGTTTGGAAAATAAAAAATCTGCTGGAATGCAAAAAACATCATCTAAAGATTTAGCGGATTCGTTACATATTAAAGCGAGCCAAATAAGAAAGGATTTATCTTATTTTGGAGAATTTGGGAAACGTGGGGTAGGTTACGATATTGATAAATTAATGAATTCTATTAAAACAATTTTAGGGCTTAATAAAAAATGGAATGTTGCTATTGTAGGAGTTGGAAATTTAGGATCGGCTATTGCAAACTATACAGGACTTGAAAAAAGTGGTTTTTATATTAAAGCTGCGTTTGATAAAAATAAAAATAAAGTTGGAACACAAATTTCTGCAGGAATTCTTGTATATGATATGAGAGATTTGAAAAAGGTTTGTAAAGAGAAAAACATTGAAATAGCTATATTGACAGTTCCCTCAGAAGTTGCACAAAAAGTAGCTAATCAATTAGTTGAAACTGGGATAAAAGGAATATTAAATTTTGCTCCAATATCATTAACATTGCCTGAAAGCATTTCTGTTGAAAATGTAGATTTTACTATATCATTAAAATCATTAACATATGATATTATTTCCAGCAATAAAAATCTTTATGAAATAGAAGAATGA
- the guaA gene encoding glutamine-hydrolyzing GMP synthase, producing the protein MKKVVIIDYGSQYTQLLARRIRELGVYSEVIQYDDNPPDEIGGIILSGGPKSVNDVDALPLPKWILNTKKPILGVCYGLQLLSKELGGKVEKTEISEYGKTEIEISNDPIFDNIPKNIITWMSHGDSVVFLPKNSSVIAKTKNNIYAAIKFSNNIYGLQFHPEVKHTEFGDKIIENFLFKIAKLEKNWSLNYFIEEKIEEIRNEINDKKAIIALSGGVDSSVATVLVHKAIGKNLKAVFVNHGLLRLNEEIEVKKIFNDLIGINLTVIDAKKRFLDKLKNIIDPEKKRKIIGEEFIRVFEEVSKNNYDYLIQGTIYSDVIESAASGKNTAKIKSHHNVGGLPEDIEFKIIEPLKYLFKDEVRKIGEILGIPKHILYRHPFPGPGLAIRIIGEITEEKLNILKKADHIFIETLKKNNWYDKVWQAFTVLTPIKTVGVVGDERNYDYVLAIRSVNSVEGMTANWSKIPFEILEEASTRITNEVKGIGRIVYDITSKPPATIEWE; encoded by the coding sequence ATGAAAAAAGTTGTTATTATCGATTACGGTTCTCAATACACACAGTTGCTTGCAAGAAGAATAAGGGAATTAGGCGTTTATTCAGAAGTTATACAATACGACGACAATCCACCAGATGAAATTGGTGGAATAATTCTTTCGGGAGGGCCAAAAAGTGTTAATGATGTTGACGCCTTACCTTTACCAAAATGGATATTAAATACTAAGAAACCTATATTAGGTGTTTGTTATGGCCTTCAATTATTATCAAAAGAACTTGGAGGGAAAGTTGAGAAAACCGAAATTTCAGAATATGGAAAAACTGAAATCGAAATTTCTAATGATCCTATTTTTGATAATATTCCAAAAAATATAATAACCTGGATGAGTCACGGTGATTCTGTTGTTTTTTTACCAAAAAATAGTAGTGTTATTGCAAAAACCAAAAATAATATATATGCAGCTATTAAATTTTCAAATAACATATATGGTTTGCAATTCCACCCAGAAGTAAAACACACTGAATTCGGAGATAAAATCATTGAAAATTTTCTTTTTAAAATTGCAAAATTGGAAAAAAATTGGTCATTAAATTATTTTATAGAAGAAAAAATAGAAGAAATCAGAAATGAAATCAATGATAAAAAAGCTATTATAGCCTTATCTGGCGGTGTTGATTCCTCCGTTGCTACCGTTTTAGTTCATAAAGCCATTGGGAAAAATCTTAAAGCCGTTTTTGTAAATCACGGATTATTGCGACTAAATGAAGAGATAGAAGTAAAAAAAATCTTTAATGATTTAATCGGGATTAATTTAACTGTTATAGATGCAAAAAAAAGATTTTTAGACAAATTAAAAAATATTATTGATCCTGAAAAAAAGAGAAAAATAATTGGAGAAGAATTTATTAGGGTTTTTGAAGAAGTATCGAAAAATAACTATGATTATCTAATACAAGGAACTATATATTCTGATGTTATTGAAAGTGCTGCTTCGGGGAAAAATACTGCAAAAATAAAGAGTCATCACAATGTTGGTGGTTTACCTGAAGATATTGAATTTAAGATAATTGAACCATTAAAATATCTTTTCAAAGATGAGGTTAGAAAAATTGGTGAAATTCTTGGAATTCCTAAACATATTTTATACAGACATCCATTTCCAGGACCTGGTTTAGCCATACGTATAATTGGTGAAATTACAGAAGAAAAATTGAATATATTAAAAAAAGCGGATCACATATTTATTGAAACCTTAAAGAAAAACAATTGGTATGATAAAGTTTGGCAGGCATTTACAGTTTTAACTCCAATTAAAACTGTGGGAGTTGTAGGAGATGAGAGAAATTACGATTATGTTTTAGCTATTAGAAGTGTTAATAGTGTTGAAGGAATGACTGCTAATTGGTCGAAGATACCTTTTGAAATATTAGAAGAGGCTTCAACGAGAATCACAAATGAAGTAAAAGGAATTGGAAGAATTGTGTATGATATTACTTCAAAACCCCCCGCTACAATTGAATGGGAATGA
- the xseA gene encoding exodeoxyribonuclease VII large subunit, with amino-acid sequence MKKFKDLLDLVKWITNELEKTSILDDTIVFSGDISKAKTSSSGDLYIEISQRNDNGKTYKITVFLSRYYIKTLLDNLKLKNIFELENKKWIVIGKLSFWPSSSSFAIKLQSLLPSGESNLEKRKREILNKLKLEGLIRTKENKLEFLEPIRKIAVISSETAAGYGDFIKNINKLKNPPLIHLYPSPMQGIEVPISISKSLKLIIDSKIDYDVIAIIRGGGAKADLMYFDDYNLAQNIAWVSNNKIPILTGIGHEQDTTIPDFVSYMRFSTPTEVARAIVKQIEYYNKKIDDNFQNIIYSINNIFIQAEFFSKNILNNLSSMIDQFFEEENNKMKLYLNVLTNFSNIIYSNEQNLNKAINSIKFFSNYIGNNLENLEKNNDKIEENLKYFFDNYLSNNLKKLNDYYLNITKNSPFSAFLSGGAVLIQDSQKIDSIYKANMEKNLEIILYDGEMKTEIKEIKHYREEEK; translated from the coding sequence ATGAAAAAATTTAAAGATTTATTAGATTTAGTTAAATGGATTACAAATGAATTAGAAAAAACATCTATTTTAGATGATACTATAGTATTTTCTGGAGATATATCAAAAGCAAAAACAAGCAGCTCTGGGGATTTATATATTGAAATTTCCCAAAGAAATGACAATGGGAAGACTTATAAAATAACTGTATTTTTATCTAGATATTACATAAAAACATTATTAGATAATTTAAAGTTAAAAAATATTTTTGAATTAGAGAATAAAAAATGGATAGTTATTGGAAAGTTGTCTTTTTGGCCATCTTCGTCATCATTTGCAATAAAGCTTCAATCACTTTTGCCATCTGGAGAATCCAATCTTGAAAAAAGAAAAAGAGAGATACTAAATAAATTAAAATTAGAAGGATTAATTAGAACTAAAGAAAATAAATTAGAATTCCTTGAACCAATAAGAAAAATAGCTGTAATTTCTTCCGAAACAGCAGCTGGTTATGGAGATTTTATAAAGAATATTAACAAATTAAAAAATCCTCCCCTAATCCACCTTTATCCATCACCAATGCAAGGAATAGAGGTTCCAATAAGTATTAGTAAATCACTAAAATTAATAATAGATTCCAAAATAGATTATGATGTTATTGCTATTATTAGGGGTGGAGGGGCTAAAGCTGATTTAATGTATTTTGATGATTATAATTTAGCTCAAAATATAGCCTGGGTTTCAAATAATAAAATTCCAATTTTAACTGGTATTGGTCATGAACAGGATACTACCATACCAGACTTTGTATCTTATATGAGATTTTCAACACCAACTGAAGTTGCAAGAGCAATAGTAAAACAAATAGAATATTATAATAAAAAAATAGATGATAATTTTCAAAATATAATTTATTCTATTAATAACATATTCATACAAGCAGAATTTTTTTCCAAAAATATATTGAATAATTTAAGTAGTATGATAGATCAATTTTTTGAAGAAGAAAATAATAAAATGAAATTATATTTAAACGTATTAACTAATTTTTCTAATATAATTTATTCCAATGAGCAAAATTTAAATAAAGCTATAAATAGTATTAAATTCTTTTCTAATTATATAGGTAATAATTTAGAAAACCTTGAAAAAAATAATGACAAAATTGAGGAAAACTTAAAATATTTTTTCGATAATTATCTCTCAAACAATTTAAAAAAACTAAATGATTATTATTTAAACATAACAAAAAATAGTCCATTTAGTGCTTTTTTAAGTGGTGGAGCTGTTTTGATTCAAGATTCTCAAAAAATTGATAGTATATATAAAGCAAATATGGAAAAAAATTTAGAAATTATATTATATGATGGAGAAATGAAGACAGAAATAAAAGAAATAAAACATTATAGGGAGGAAGAAAAATGA